The Colletotrichum higginsianum IMI 349063 chromosome 2, whole genome shotgun sequence genome has a segment encoding these proteins:
- a CDS encoding Cleavage and polyadenylation specificity factor subunit 5: MSTITTTALQSGHAPIIPLAFNSNQPETIRLYPLSNYTFGVKETQPEEDPSVIARLKRLEEHYSQHGMRRTCEGILVCHEHNHPHILMLQIANAFFKLPGDYLRPEDDEVEGFKSRLDERLAPVGRIGEGEEPADWQVGDCLAQWWRPNFETFMYPFVPAHVTRPKECKKLYFIQLPKSKVLSVPKNMKLLAVPLFELYDNTARYGPQLSAIPHLLSRYNFEFVDDNGNIVAATPGSSAPEGYVPRTKVLASGDDTDMQEAKGDDENGEQ, encoded by the exons cacgacgacggcgctgcaATCGGGCCACGCGCCCATCATCCCCCTCGCCTTCAACTCGAACCAGCCGGAGACGATCCGCCTCTACCCGCTGTCCAACTACACCTTTGGCGTCAAGGAGACGCAGCCGGAGGAGGACCCTTCGGTGATTGCGCGCCTGAAGCGCCTCGAGGAGCACTACTCGCAGCACGGCATGCGCCGCACCTGCGAGGGCATCCTCGTCTGCCACGAGCACAACCATCCGCACATCCTGATGCTGCAGATCGCCAACGCCTTCTTCAAGCTGCCCGGCGACTACCTCCgccccgaggacgacgaggtcgagggcttCAAGTCACGCCTGGACGAGAGGCTCGCCCCCGTCGGGCGTatcggcgagggcgaggagccCGCCGACTGGCAGGTCGGCGACTGCCTGGCGCAGTGGTGGAGGCCCAACTTCGAGACCTTCATGTACCCCTTTGTTCCCGCGCACGTCACTAGACCGAAGGAATGCAAGAAGCTTTACTTCATCCAGTTGCCCAAGAGCA AAGTGCTCAGCGTGCCGAAGAACATGAAACTCCTCGCGGTCCCCCTCTTCGAGCTCTATGACAACACGGCCAGATACGGCCCCCAGCTTTCGGCGATCCCCCACCTCCTCAGCAGATACAACTTTGAattcgtcgacgacaacggtAACATTGTCGCTGCCACGCCTGGCTCCAGCGCGCCCGAGGGCTACGTGCCGAGGACCAAGGTTCTGGCCAGCGGTGACGACACGGACATGCAGGAGGCCAAGGGGGACGATGAGAACGGCGAGCAGTAA
- a CDS encoding Upf0047 domain protein: protein MAPTPHHTRQQTSQTTTLLIIGFIIICLFPNLFNFLWHLPLTLLGYAFSGPNGAAPTTTTPRHRPPPNSHSHSHSTTMTGSWFQKQFTLPARSRGSYLITDEVVGALPELKNYKVGILHLFVQHTSCALSLNENWDDDVRADMSDALDRIAPEAGPKGQELYRHSAEGPDDMPAHIKSALIGASVTIPIKDGRLATGTWQGIWYLEFRASKHQRRLVATIQGEPKA from the exons ATGGCTCCgacaccacaccacacccgCCAACAGACCTCGCAGACGACAaccctcctcatcatcggcttCATAATCATCTGCCTATTCCCGAACTTGTTCAATTTCCTTTGGCATCTACCCCTTACGCTCCTAGGCTACGCCTTCTCCGGCCCAAACGGCGCTgctccaacgacgacgaccccaCGTCATCGCCCCCCACCAaactcacactcacactcacactcgACGACCATGACGGGCTCCTGGTTCCAGAAGCAGTTCACCCTGCCCGCGCGCTCGCGCGGCTCGTACCTCATCaccgacgaggtcgtcggcgcgctCCCCGAACTCAAGAACTACAAGGTCGGCATCCTGCACCTGTTTGTGCAGCATACGAGCTGCGCTCTCAGCCTCAACGAGAactgggacgacgacgtccgggCCGACATGAGCGACGCGCTGGACCGCATCGCACCGGAGGCCGGCCCCAAGGGCCAGGAGCTGTATCGCCACAGCGCCGAGGGCCCCGATGACATGCCT GCTCACATCAAGAGCGCTCTCATCGGCGCAAGTGTTACCATCCCGATCAAGGATGGCAGATTG GCCACCGGAACCTGGCAGGGAATCTGGTACCTGGAGTTCAGAGCCAGCAAGCACCAGCGTCGGCTCGTGGCCACGATCCAGGGAGAGCCCAAGGCATGA
- a CDS encoding Zinc-finger domain-containing protein, with the protein MLSASRRATSAMSRQLRVASRPFSVSTTVRTTERPAVVGKNEAATPQVADNTVPEPVGQAPNRSLVWSRNQKPRAEAMTGPRFEQTDFSLQPQPHSAMELVHQEPVRWTHKRVVACDGGGGPAGHPRIFINTDKPEICSCNYCGLPFANEHHRKHLESLPETSYPLA; encoded by the exons ATGTTGTCGGCATCCAGACGAGCGACGAGCGCCATGTCGCGGCAGCTCCGCGTTGCCTCGAGACCCTTTTCcgtgtcgacgacggtccGCACCACCGAGAGacccgccgtcgtcgggaAGAACGAGGCGGCAACCCCCCAAGTGGCCGACAACACCGTCCCCGAGCCGGTCGGCCAGGCTCCCAACCGTTCCCTGGTCTGGTCGCGCAACCAGAAGCCCCGCGCTGAAGCCATGACCGGCCCCCGATTCGAGCAGACCGACTTCTCGCTCCAG CCACAACCGCACTCCGCGATGGAGCTCGTCCACCAGGAGCCGGTGCGGTGGACTCACAAGCGCGTCGTCGCatgcgacggcggcggcggccccgcCGGCCACCCCAGGATCTTCATCAACACGGACAAGCCGGAGATCTGCAGCTGCAACTACTGCGGCCTCCCCTTT GCCAACGAGCATCACCGCAAGCACCTTGAATCCCTCCCCGAGACCTCGTACCCTCTCGCATAA
- a CDS encoding Major facilitator superfamily transporter — MNLGNLAFATRHERTPEEKKLVRRLDIFLMTFGCVSQVIKYLDQTNISNAYVSGMKEDLNLYGNELNYFTTYFNVAYCIMLIPSQIILTYVRPSYWLSGLEVCWGIITGMFALVKNAQQVYALRVLLGLCESSAWPGMMTLLMYWYTPSELAKRMGFYHSCQAVGSMMSGALQVAIRSSMHGLHGMPGWRWLFIVNAIMTVVVGALGFVLLPDTPNDPNPRAFWFKKEHAQLAMERLERHGKAEPKKMTWVAAKRAFKSWVIYFVPVLYIATVLETYGNNYFNLFLKSLKNPDGSPKWTTSEVNAIPIGGSAINVVFVWIWAILSDLFMARWTLIVAQAVIGLVICIAMSVWASHPTTTPLAVAYAANFIIFTAMGTAPLIFAWLADILPHDPEARTLIVGVSIAGYYAISAWSQVLVWPATQAPYYKYAWQSAIAIGVLVIVMTCVLRYIDVKHLKPKREQYRATVIEAAEELPRDSIDRKVKSSAVAPEV; from the exons ATGAACCTCGGCAACCTTGCCTTCGCGACACGCCACGAGCGGACGCCGGAGGAGAAGAAACTTGTCAGACG ACTGGACATCTTCTTGATGACATTCGGATGTGTTTCTCAAG TGATCAAGT ACCTCGACCAAACCAACATCAGCAATGCCTATGTCTCCGGCATGAAAGAGGATCTCAACCTCTACGGGAATGAGTTGAACTA CTTCACAACGTACTTCAATGTCGCGTACTGCATCATGCTCATACCCTCTCAAATCATTCTGACGTACGTTCGCCCGAGCTACTGGCTCTCTGGACTCGAAGTCTGCTGGGGCATTATCACAGGCATGTTCGCCCTCGTCAAAAACGCGCAGCAGGTGTACGCgctccgcgtcctcctcggtctcTGCGAAAGTAGCGCTTGGCCGGGTATGATGACGCTGTTGATGTACTGGTACACACCGTCGGAGCTCGCCAAGCGTATGGGGTTCTACCACTCGTGCCAAGCTGTCGGGTCGATGATGTCGGGTGCACTGCAGGTTGCGATTCGGAGCTCCATGCATGGACTACACG GAATGCCCGGCTGGCGCTGGTTGTTCATCGTCAACGCCATCATGACCGTTGTTGTGGGTGCTCTGGGTTTTGTGTTGCTGCCCGATACTCCCAACGATCCCAACCCGCGAGCGTTCTGGTTCAAGAAGGAACACGCCCAGCTTGCCATGGAGCGACTGGAACGTCACGGCAAGGCAGAGCCAAAGAAGATGACCTGGGTTGCGGCCAA GCGCGCATTCAAGAGTTGGGTCATTTACTTCGTCCCCGTCTTGTACATTGCCACTGTACTCGAGACTTACGGCAACAACTACTTCAACCTGTTCCTGAAGAGCTTGAAGAACCCCGACGGAAGCCCCAAATGGACGACGTCAGAGGTCAACGCTATCCCCATCGGCGGAAGCGCGATCAATGTAGTCTTTG TCTGGATCTGGGCCATTCTGTCTGATCTCTTCATGGCGCGGTGGACCTTGATCGTCGCCCAGG CTGTGATCGGTCTCGTCATCTGTATCGCCATGAGCGTCTGGGCCTCACACCCCACCACGACGCCTCTTGCAGTGGCATACGCAGCCAACTTTATCATTTTCACCGCCATGGGAACCGCGCCTCTGATATTTGCGTGGCTAGCCGACATTCTGCCTCATGACCCCGAGGCGAGAACACTGATCGTCGGTGTATCTATTGCAGGCTACTACGCTATCTCGGCTTGGTCACAGGTTCTAGTCTGGCCAGCGACTCAGGCGCCATATT ACAAATACGCGTGGCAGTCAGCAATTGCCATCGGCGtgctcgtcatcgtcatgaCTTGTGTGCTTCGCTATATCGATGTCAAACACCTAAA ACCAAAGAGGGAGCAATACAGAGCTACAGTGATCGAagcggcggaggagctcCCCCGCGACTCCATCGACCGAAAAGTGAAGTCATCCGCCGTAGCGCCGGAAGTCTAG
- a CDS encoding Zinc knuckle, which produces MPPNTNMAPETPPGRGISSRLLTMKFMQRAATSGSAPESSPDEPSSKRRKFQNSPLTGDFHSFDQAAVQAALKQQEAKRLAALEASRAELADTHWVLDGSWGSTTATEDAPPNIVYVGYADIDDANHEKESKGATHHGRKKVGGSKKKTAKDTVTKSTTKDESDSGDSSVPSDSDDSDDSDTSDDSSDEHDELDADPSSGDEASTPKPVKPVKGLSSGGQGRTRVNLQPKKSTESMKAREFREKRKKKEVKLNQLASISGGASSISGAGKPNAPFNCHNCGKPGHKAADCSDRRRGDGRRRSAGTSR; this is translated from the exons ATGCCACCAAACACCAACATGGCCCCCGAAACGCCTCCCGGCAGGGGCATTTCTTCTCGTCTATTGACGATGAAATTTATGCAGAGAGCTGCCACCTCGGGATCTGCACCAGAGTCGTCTCCCGATGAACCGTCTTCTAAGCGGCGCAAGTTCCAGAACTCTCCTCTCACTGGCGATTTCCACTCCTTCGATCAAGCGGCTGTCCAGGCCGCTTTGAAACAGCAAGAAGCCAAGCGCTTGGCGGCACTGGAAGCCTCCAGGGCCGAACTGGCAGACACGCATTGGGTTTTGGATGGTTCTTGGGGCAGTACTACTGCGACTGAGGACGCGCCGCCAAATATCGTGTACGTTGGGTACGCCGATATTGATGACGCCAATCATGAGAAGGAATCCAAGGGTGCCACACATCATGGCAGGAAGAAGGTCGGCGGTAGCAAAAAGAAGACCGCCAAG GACACCGTGACTAAAAGTACAACAAAAGACGAGAGCGATTCCGGTGATTCGAGTGTCCCCAGTGACTCCGATGACTCCGATGACTCTGACACCTCCGACGACTCCAGCGACGAGCATGACGAGCTTGACGCGGATCCATCCTCTGGTGACGAAGCGTCGACACCGAAGCCCGTCAAGCCCGTCAAAGGTCTATCATCCGGCGGCCAAGGTCGCACAAGGGTTAATCTTCAGCCCAAGAAATCAACAGAGTCGATGAAGGCCAGAGAATTTCGTGAGAAGcgaaagaagaaagaagtGAAGCTGAACCAGTTGGCGTCTATTTCTGGTGGTGCTTCTAGCATTTCCGGGGCGGGGAAACCCAACGCTCCCTTCAACTGCCACAACTGCGGTAAGCCAGGGCACAAGGCCGCCGACTGCTCCGACCGACGGAGGGGTGACGGCAGACGGAGGTCTGCCGGAACGTCACGATGA
- a CDS encoding Peptidase M16 inactive domain-containing protein — MTNTDTAAAGHLDGSVPHRELRPQPPVERVTDQLETPSLDDRTYRVVRLSNKLEALLVHDPETDKASAALDCNVGNFSDEEDMPGMAHAVEHLLFMGTKKFPIENEYSQYLSNNSGSSNAYTGATSTNYFFDVSAKPANDQEPTAENPSPFKGALDRFAQFFIEPLFLESTLDRELRAVDSENKKNLQNDQWRLHQLEKSLSNPKHPFCHFSTGNLDVLKDQPESKGINVRAKFMEFHDKHYSANRMKLVVLGREPLDVLEQWVAEFFSGVQNKDLAPNRWEDEVPFREAELGVQVFAKPVMDSRELNLFFPFLDEENMYESQPSRYVSHLIGHEGPGSIMAYVKEKGWANGLSAGAYPVCPGSPGIFDCQIRLTEEGLKNYKEIVKVFFQYVALLREAPPQEWIFDEQKGMADVDFKFKQKTPASRFTSKISSVMQKPLPREWLLSGYSRLRKFDSNLIEKGLACLRPDNFRMTIVSQKFPGDWNQKEKWYGTEFRHEKIPEDFMAEIKKAVSSSASERLAELHLPHKNNFIPTKLEVEKKEVKEPALSPRVVRNDSLARTWFKKDDTFWVPKANLVISCRNPNIYSTAENAVKARFFTDLVRDALEAYSYDAELAGLQYSVSLDARGLFLDLSGYNDKLAVLLEQVLITIRDLKIRDERFDIIKERLNRGYNNWELQQPFSQVSDYTTWLNSERDFVVEEYLAELPSVTAEDVRQFKKQMLSQIHIESYVHGNLYKEDALKLTDMVENILKPRVLPRPQWPVIRSLVFPPGSNYVYKKTLKDPANVNHCIEVWLYVGDKGDRLVRAKTMLLDQMCHEPAFDQLRTKEQLGYVVFSGVRSFSTTYGFRFIIQSERTPEYLESRIEAFLNLFSNTLDSMSDADFEGHKRSLIVRRLEKLKNLDQESSRHWTQIASEYYDFELPQQDAAHIKTLTKTDMVEFFQRYIKPGSTTRAKLSVHLRAQATAPAKEGAEAKVNGVAKDVELQPAGDVKPPILIEDVRSFRAGLVATCGARPAKDLTEYEDTDAKL, encoded by the exons ATGACCAACACCGataccgctgccgccgggcACCTGGACGGCTCTGTCCCTCACCGAGAGCTGAGGCCCCAGCCCCCCGTCGAACGGGTGACGGACCAGCTCgaaaccccctccctcgaCGATCGCACCTACCGTGTCGTGAGGCTGTCCAACAAGCTCGAGGCTTTGCTGGTGCACGACCCAGAAACGGACAAGGCcagcgccgccctcgactgCAATGTCGGAAACTtcagcgacgaggaggacatgCCCGGCATGGCCCATGCCGTCGAACAT CTACTCTTTATGGGTACCAAGAAGTTCCCCATAGAGAACGAATACTCACAGTACCTCTCCAACAACTCGGGTAGCTCCAATGCGTACACCGGCGCAACCTCGACCAACTACTTCTTCGACGTCTCGGCCAAGCCCGCCAACGACCAAGAGCCTACGGCCGAGAACCCTTCGCCCTTCAAGGGCGCTCTCGACCGCTTTGCCCAGTTCTTCATCGAGCCTCTGTTCCTCGAGTCGACTCTGGATCGCGAGCTGCGCGCTGTCGACTCGGAGAACAAGAAGAATCTGCAGAACGACCAATGGCGACTCCACCAGCTGGAGAAGTCTCTTTCTAACCCGAAACACCCTTTTTGTCACTTCTCGACAGgcaacctcgacgtcctcaagGACCAACCCGAGTCCAAGGGCATCAATGTACGCGCTAAGTTCATGGAGTTTCACGACAAGCACTACTCAGCGAACCGTATGAAGCTAGTCGTTCTGGGGAGGGAGCCCTTGGACGTCCTCGAGCAATGGGTTGCCGAGTTCTTCTCTGGGGTACAGAACAAGGATCTGGCGCCGAACCGCTGGGAGGACGAGGTACCCTTCCGTGAAGCTGAGCTCGGAGTCCAGGTTTTTGCCAAGCCCGTCATGGATTCGCGGGAGTTgaacctcttcttccccttcctcgacgaggaaaaCATGTACGAGTCTCAGCCTAGCAGATATGTGAGCCACCTGATTGGCCACGAGGGCCCTGGTAGTATCATGGCCTATGTGAAAGAGAAGGGATGGGCAAACGGACTGAGCGCTGGTGCTTACCCCGTCTGCCCAGGTTCTCCTGGCATCTTCGACTGTCAGATTCGTCTGACGGAAGAG GGCCTCAAAAACTACAAGGAAATCGTCAAAGTCTTCTTCCAATACGTTGCGCTTCTCCGGGAAGCGCCGCCGCAGGAATGGATCTTCGACGAGCAGAAGGGCATGGCCGATGTCGATTTCAAGTTCAAGCAAAAGACCCCTGCGAGCCGGTTTACGAGCAAGATCAGCTCCGTCATGCAGAAGCCCCTCCCGCGGGAATGGCTGCTCAGCGGATACAGTCGGTTGAGAAAGTTCGATTCCAACCTGATCGAAAAGGGCTTGGCGTGCTTGAGACCAGACAACTTCCGTATGACCATTGTGTCACAGAAGTTTCCCGGCGACTGGAACCAGAAGGAGAAGTGGTACGGCACTGAGTTCCGCCACGAGAAGATTCCCGAGGACTTCATGGCCGAgatcaagaaggccgtctcgagctcggcctcggagcggctcgccgagctccacCTGCCTCACAAGAACAACTTCATTCCCACgaagctcgaggtcgagaagaaggaggtcAAGGAGCCGGCTCTGTCGCCCCGTGTCGTCCGAAACGACAGCCTCGCTCGGACGTGGTTCAAGAAGGATGACACGTTCTGGGTGCCCAAGGCCAACCTCGTCATCAGCTGCCGAAACCCCAACATCTACTCGACCGCGGAAAATGCCGTCAAGGCAAGGTTCTTCACCGACTTAGTCCGCGACGCGCTGGAGGCGTACTCGTACGATGCCGAACTGGCCGGTCTGCAGTACAGTGTCTCGCTTGACGCCCGTGGCCTGTTCCTCGACCTAAGCGGGTACAATGACAAGCTGGCTGTTCTCTTGGAGCAGGTCTTGATCACCATCAGGGACCTCAAGATCAGGGACGAGAGAttcgacatcatcaaggaGCGCCTCAACCGCGGGTACAACAACTGGGAGCTCCAGCAACCGTTCAGCCAGGTTTCGGATTACACGACTTGGCTCAACTCGGAGCGCGACTTCGTCGTGGAGGAATACCTGGCCGAGCTGCCGAGCGTcaccgccgaggacgtgCGGCAGTTCAAGAAGCAGATGCTCTCACAGATCCACATCGAATCTTATGTGCACGGGAACCTGTACAAGGAGGACGCGCTCAAGCTTACAGACATGGTCGAGAATATCCTGAAGCCCCGCGTCCTCCCGCGACCCCAGTGGCCCGTGATCCGATCGCTAGTGTTTCCTCCCGGATCGAACTACGTTTACAAGAAGACGCTCAAGGACCCGGCCAACGTCAACCACTGCATTGAGGTGTGGCTTTACGTAGGGGACAAGGGCGACAGGCTTGTCCGAGCCAAGACGATGTTGCTTGACCAGATGTGCCACGAGCCCGCCTTCGACCAACTCCGGACCAAGGAGCAGCTGGGCTACGTTGTCTTCAGTGGAGTGCGGAGCTTTTCGACGACGTACGGGTTCAGATTCATCATCCAGAGCGAGCGGACGCCCGAGTACCTTGAATCAAGAATCGAGGCATTCCTCAACCTCTTCTCCAACACGCTGGACTCCATGTCGGACGCAGACTTTGAGGGTCACAAGCGCAGCTTGATCGTCAGAAGGCTCGAGAAGCTGAAGAACCTTGACCAGGAGAGTAGCAGGCACTGGACCCAGATCGCCAGCGAATACTACGACTTTGAGCTCC CTCAACAAGATGCGGCGCACATCAAGACGCTCACAAAGACGGACATGGTCGAGTTCTTCCAGAGGTATATCAAGCCTGGGTCGACCACTCGGGCGAAGCTTTCAGTGCATCTGCGTGCCCAGGCCACCGCACCGGCCAAGGAGGGCGCCGAAGCCAAGGTCAACGGCGTTGCCAAGGACGTGGAACTTCAGCCGGCAGGCGACGTCAAGCCGCCGATACTGATCGAGGACGTTCGCAGCTTCCGGGCGGGGCTTGTAGCGACATGCGGGGCGCGGCCTGCCAAGGACTTGACCGAGTACGAAGACACGGACGCAAAGCTATGA